A segment of the Streptomyces sp. NBC_01235 genome:
AGGATCAGCATGGCGATGATGCCGACGTGGGTGGCCGGCAGGACCCAGGTGAACTCGCCGAAGAACCGCTTCAGCCAGCCCGGTGCGGGCAGGAAGTCGTTGCGCACGTTGAACGACGTGACGTACCAGAACATGGTGATCGTCGCGACCCAGGCCAGCGAGCACCACAGGCACAGGGCGTTGATCTCGTACAGGGACTGGTACTGCAGCCAGGTGCAGAAGGCGACGCCGAAGAGGGTGCCGAAGTTGAAGGTCAGCCAGTACCAGCGGGGGAAGCGGGCCCGGGCCAGCAGGCTCATGCCGACGCAGATGACGATGCCGTAGGCGACGAGGCCGAGCATCGGGTTGGGGAAGCCGAAGGCTGCGGCCTGCTTGCTCTCCATGACGCTGCCGCAGGACACGATCGGATTGATGCTGCAACTGGGGGTGAACGTCTTGCCGTCCACCTTGCCTTCGAGGATCTTGAACTTGTCGATCGTGATGACCCACGCGGCGAGCAGACCGGCCGCGCCGGTGATCAGCAGCAGGATCGCGAACGCGCGGCTGCCGCCCACCGTCCGGGGCTCGGTCGCGGCGACGCGCTCGGGCTCGGACTCCGTGGAGACGTCTTTGACTGTCGTCTTGCTCATCACGCCGATCCGTCACTTGAGAGTGGGCCATCTTCGGGCAGGGGCCATTGTGCCGCACAAGGCCGTGTATCCACCGTTCGGTGGACGTAAGGAAGTACGTACGGAGGGCCCGGGGCGTTCGGTTTCGGCCGACGGGCGAAGCGGGACAGCACACGCGAACGAAGGGTGCCGGATCGGACGACCCGACACCCCGGCGAGGCGCTAACCCAGCCTCGCCTCCAGTTCCGCCACGATCTCGTTCACGCCGATCGCCGTCTGCTCGCCGGTCTCCATCTCCTTGAGCTGGACGACGCCCTCGGCGAGGTCGCGTTCGCCGGCGACGATCGTGTAGCGGGCCCCGCTGCGGTTGGCGTTCTTCATGGCGCCCTTGAGCCCCTTGGCGCCGTAGGAGAAGTCGGCCGCGACACCGAGCTTGCGCAGCTCTGTGACCTTCGCGAACAGCACCCGGCGGGCCGCCTCGCCCAGCGGGACCGCATAGACGGACGTCGAGGCCGGCAGCGCCGGCTCCACGCCCTCCGCCTCCAGTGCGAGCACCGTACGGTCGACGCCCAGGGCCCAGCCCACCGACGGCAGCGCGGGACCGCCGATCATCTCGGAGAGACCGTCGTAGCGGCCGCCGCCGCCCACCGCGGACTGGGAACCCAGTCCGTCGTGGACGAACTCGAAGGTCGTACGGGTGTAGTAGTCAAGGCCGCGGACCAGCTTGGGGTCGTCCTCGAAGGCGACGCCCGCCGCCGTGATCAGCTCGCGGACCTCCTCGTGGTACGCCTTGCAGGCGTCGCAGAGGTAGTCACGCAGGAGGGGGGCGTCCCCGAGCTGCTTCTGGACAGACTCGCGCTTGTCGTCGAGGACACGGAGGGGGTTGATCTCCGCACGGCGCAGCGTGTCCTCGTCGAGGTCCAGACCCCGCAGGAAGTTCTGCAGCGCCTCCCGGTACACCGGACGGCACTCCTTGTCGCCCAGGCTGTTGAGGAGGATGCGGAAGTTCCTGAGGCCCAGCGAGCGGTACGCCTGGTCCGCCAGGATGATCAGCTCGGCGTCCAGCGCCGGGTCCTCGGCGCCGATCGCCTCGGCGCCGACCTGCGAGAAGTGCCTGTAGCGGCCTGCCTGCGGCTTCTCGTACCGGTAGTACGAGCCCGAGTACCAGAGCTTGACCGGCAGGTTGCCCTGCTTGTGCAGGTTCGCCTCCAGCGCCGCGCGCAGCACGGACGCCGTGCCCTCGGGGCGCAGAGCCAGCTTGTCGCCGCCCTTGGTCTCGAAGGCGTACATCTCCTTGCTGACGATGTCGGTGGACTCACCGACACCTCGCGCGAACAGGCTGACGTCCTCGAAGCCAGGCGTCTCGATGTAGCCGTAACCGGAGTTGCGCAGCGGGGAGGCGATCGCCTCACGCACCGCGAGGAACTTCGCGGAACGCGGCGGAATCAGGTCGTACGTGCCCCTGGGGGCCTGAAAGGTGCTCACGGGAAGTCTCTCGTCACATTCCTCGTCGGGGAGGGGTCGTCGAACCCGCTCCCTGGCCGGTCGCCACCTGCCGCAGATACGGGTTGGCGGCGCGCTCCTGGCCGATGGTCGTCTGGGGGCCGTGGCCGGACAGCACCACGGTCGAGTCCTCGAGCGGCAGGCACACACGAGCCAGCGAGTCGAGCATCTCGGCCATGTCACCGCCGGGCAGGTCGGTGCGTCCGATGGAGCCGGCGAACAGCAGATCCCCGGAGAAGAAGACCGAGGGGATCTCGGTCGTCTCGGGCATCCGGAAGGTCACCGACCCCTTGGTATGGCCCGGCGCGTGCGCGACGGAGAACTCCAGACCCGCCAGGTCCAGCCGTACGCCGTCGGTCAGTTCACGGACGTCGTCCGGCTCCCCCACGGTCAGCTCGCCCATCAGCGGCATCCCGATGGACCGGCCGAGCGCCTTCTCGGGGTCGCTCATCATGTACCGGTCCTCGGGGTGGATCCAGGCCGGTACGTCGTGCGCGCCGCACACCGGGACGACCGAGGCCACATGGTCGATGTGACCGTGGGTGAGGACGACGGCGACGGGCTTGAGCCGATGCTTCCTGATCGCTTCCTCGACTCCTGGGGCCGCCTGGTGGCCCGGGTCGATGATCACGCACTCCTCGCCGGCGGCGGGGGCGACGAGATAACAGTTCGTCCCCCAGGCCCCGGCGGGGAACCCGGCAATGAGCACGATCGTCCTTCGTTTGTGTCGATACGCGTGGGCTTCTGGCAGCTGCGCCAGTGGTCAGAGCCTACCGGCGCTGCCGTTTCCTCAGCGAACCCATATACGGTACGGGGCACACGCAGGCGGTCGGCTCACAAGACGCACGCGTCCCAGTCGACGTACGAGACGCACGAGGAGAGAACCCGGTGGTCACCCAGGAACAGCGGAAGCGTCAGCTCGCCCGGGAGAAGTTCTTGCGGCAGCAGCAGCGGCGCACCTCCGCCCGACGCAAGGCTCGGGTGCGCAACTCGGTGATCGCGTCGGTGCTCGGCGTGATCATCATCGGCAGCCTGGCGCTGTACACGACCGGCGTCCTGAAGGACGACGACAAGGCGAACGCGAGCTCGCAGACGACGCCGTCCGCGGCGCCCAGCGCCGCGAAGGACCCGTGCGAGAAGGCGGCTGCGGGCTCGGTCAAGACGCAGACCTGGAAGAAGGAGCCGGCGGTCACGATCGACACGTCGGCGAAGTACACGATGACGCTCGCGACGACGTGCGGTGACATCGGCATAGCACTGAAGGCCAAGGCCGCGCCGCACACGGTGAACTCGTTCGACTTCCTCGCCGGCAAGGGCTACTTCGACCACACCAAGTGCCACCGGCTCACCACCAACGGCATCTACGTGCTGCAGTGCGGCGACCCGACGGGCCAGGGCAGCGGCGGCCCCGGCTACACCATTCCGGACGAGAACCTGAAGGACGCCAGCCTCAAGAGCAACGTCTACCCGGCGGGCACGGTCGCGATGGCCAACACCGGTCAGGCGCACACCGGCGGCAGCCAGTTCTTCCTCGTCTACCAGGACAGTCAGCTGCCGCCCAGCTACACGCCGTTCGGTACGTTGTCGGCCGACGGCATGAAGGTTCTGCAGAAGATCGCCGCCGCGGGCGAGAACACCGGCGCCGGTGACGGGGCCCCGAACGCGACGGTCGTGATCAACAAGGCGACGGTCACGAAATCCTGACGACAATCCGACGACCAGGGGGCGGTCAACTGCGCAATTTCGGTCGCGCTGGATGCGGACAGGCGGCCCGCCGGTCGCCTATGTTGGCCGTGACGAAACTGTGGACGATGCCCAGGGGCGCTGAAGCCCCTCGGAGGCATCATGTGGAGGAGGCGCTGTGAGCAGCGACCCGTGGGGCCGCGTCGACGAGACGGGCACCGTGTACGTGCGTACGGCCGACGGCGAGCAGGTGGTCGGTTCCTGGCAGGCGGGCTCCCCCGAGGAAGCCCTGGCCTACTTCGAGCGCAAGTACGAGGGCCTGGTTGTCGAGATCGGCCTCCTCGAGAAGCGAGTGCAGACCACCGATCTGTCGGCGAAGGACGCCCAGGTCGCCATCGACCACATCCGCGACCAGGTGGACGCGCATCACGCGGTCGGCGATCTTCAGGCGCTGCGGGACCGGCTGGACAAGCTCGTGGCGACCGTCGAGTCGCGGCGCGAGGAGCGCAAGCAGCAGCGCGCCAAGCAGTCCGACGAGGCCCGCAAGGCCAAGGAGGACCTGGTCACCGAGGCGGAGCAGCTGGCGCAGTCCGACCAGTGGCGGGCCGCCGGTGAGCGACTGCGCGCCCTGGTGGACACCTGGAAGGGCCTGCCGCGGCTGGACCGCAAGT
Coding sequences within it:
- a CDS encoding vitamin K epoxide reductase family protein, yielding MSKTTVKDVSTESEPERVAATEPRTVGGSRAFAILLLITGAAGLLAAWVITIDKFKILEGKVDGKTFTPSCSINPIVSCGSVMESKQAAAFGFPNPMLGLVAYGIVICVGMSLLARARFPRWYWLTFNFGTLFGVAFCTWLQYQSLYEINALCLWCSLAWVATITMFWYVTSFNVRNDFLPAPGWLKRFFGEFTWVLPATHVGIIAMLILTRWGTDLWA
- a CDS encoding MBL fold metallo-hydrolase, giving the protein MLIAGFPAGAWGTNCYLVAPAAGEECVIIDPGHQAAPGVEEAIRKHRLKPVAVVLTHGHIDHVASVVPVCGAHDVPAWIHPEDRYMMSDPEKALGRSIGMPLMGELTVGEPDDVRELTDGVRLDLAGLEFSVAHAPGHTKGSVTFRMPETTEIPSVFFSGDLLFAGSIGRTDLPGGDMAEMLDSLARVCLPLEDSTVVLSGHGPQTTIGQERAANPYLRQVATGQGAGSTTPPRRGM
- a CDS encoding peptidylprolyl isomerase, giving the protein MVTQEQRKRQLAREKFLRQQQRRTSARRKARVRNSVIASVLGVIIIGSLALYTTGVLKDDDKANASSQTTPSAAPSAAKDPCEKAAAGSVKTQTWKKEPAVTIDTSAKYTMTLATTCGDIGIALKAKAAPHTVNSFDFLAGKGYFDHTKCHRLTTNGIYVLQCGDPTGQGSGGPGYTIPDENLKDASLKSNVYPAGTVAMANTGQAHTGGSQFFLVYQDSQLPPSYTPFGTLSADGMKVLQKIAAAGENTGAGDGAPNATVVINKATVTKS
- the hisS gene encoding histidine--tRNA ligase produces the protein MSTFQAPRGTYDLIPPRSAKFLAVREAIASPLRNSGYGYIETPGFEDVSLFARGVGESTDIVSKEMYAFETKGGDKLALRPEGTASVLRAALEANLHKQGNLPVKLWYSGSYYRYEKPQAGRYRHFSQVGAEAIGAEDPALDAELIILADQAYRSLGLRNFRILLNSLGDKECRPVYREALQNFLRGLDLDEDTLRRAEINPLRVLDDKRESVQKQLGDAPLLRDYLCDACKAYHEEVRELITAAGVAFEDDPKLVRGLDYYTRTTFEFVHDGLGSQSAVGGGGRYDGLSEMIGGPALPSVGWALGVDRTVLALEAEGVEPALPASTSVYAVPLGEAARRVLFAKVTELRKLGVAADFSYGAKGLKGAMKNANRSGARYTIVAGERDLAEGVVQLKEMETGEQTAIGVNEIVAELEARLG